The DNA region CCGCAGGGTTTCACAATTTTCTGAAAACCCGTAACCGAAATCGAGCAGTGAGACacaaccaccactaccaccatcaacaCCACCTTGCAAACAATCTCTCCGGCTGCTTGTCTCGTTCGTTCTTTCGACCGTGCCCGCTTAAATGCCGCTTCCTTTCAGCGCGCGCACTCGACGGCAGCCCCTTTCGTCGTTCGCCTTTAGGGGTCGATGGCAGTAACTGCggtggtttagttttttttttcttcttcttcttctcctcgtTTGCTGGCCGTCCTGAGCCTGCTACCCACCAAGCGAAATTCTACGGGAAATCATTCCATCTCGCTCGCTCCCATTACGGAACGGCGCGCGTTCGCGCACTGTCTCGCCATGGTACCGCGTGCACCTCAACAgaaccaaagcaaaaaaaaaggctcttttttcctttttccagtgcgtgttttgtgtgtgcgagtctCGAATATATTGGAGCATGAACATTTTGGCTTTGCTCTCATCGCAGGCTCGATCGTTGTGCTCTGCGTCCCCGCTCCCTCGCGCTCCGGATGCTGATGGATAAGTCTATCTCATTCCGCCCTGCGCTGCATGCTGAAATAGTGTGCGGACGGTGGTGGTAGCACACAGCACGACAGCAAAAgcttgtgttgttttcttgtttgatATTCCATTCTTTTTGGtctatacattttttacatttctagGTTATGTCCGTCCGTTCGTCCGTTTTGGGCAGCTTAGGTGGTGCGTTTGATATAGGGGTAGATATATGCCTGCAGTTTTTCAATTGTTGCAATGGGATGGATTTACTGGCTAACTCTCCCTTGCAAGCTTTGCACTCTTCGGGGATCTTGAAATGCCGAATCCTGTCGGAAGACCCCTTTCGATTTTCGGAAAAAATGACCGATAAAGGAGAATCAAAATGGTCCAGAGTTTAATTGCAGCAAATTGACAAGACACCTTGAGACCAGCACCAGCCATCTTTTCGAGTTCGCAAACTCCTGCATTAACGATTGAGTTTGTTGTCGACCATCAACAACTTCTGATGGTCCACCGTCGAAATCGTCCAGCATCCTGGGTTGGCATCTTTAGAATGTTCGTTCCAGTACAACAATGTGGAAATGTTTACTGCAGCGCCTGGAGGGAGTCAGTACTGGACCCATTGGCAGAACTCATTCGGTCAGCACAAATGTGCACGGATGTTTGCTTCATGTTTACAATTTACGTGCGGAACAAAATTCCTCCCGTCCCCTGTGCTCTGTACCGAATCCGGCCACTTGTAATTAAAACCACATGGTCGAAATCCAAATAGACCTGGACCACCGCCAGCGTTTGAGATTGTTTCCAAACTCAGTGTCAGAATAAGTCAACAATCTCGAAGAAGCTGCTGACGAGAGGATCTTAGCAAGGCGACAAAGAGATTGTGTTATTCTCGTCGTCTCAGCAATTTCAAACGAATGTTGTTCCTTCTTGGAGAGAATTTGTACAGGGCTCGAGGACTGCTTGTGCAGTAGTTTTAGAATCTAGAAGAACAGAACATTGCAATCCCTTGAAGGCCCTTTTTCCAGCTCAAGATCGGCAATCATCCGTTCTTGGAATGGGATCGACCGATGTAGGACATAATAAACCCAACCCGGGACATGAACGCGTGCCCAGACGCACCAAGAGCCAGCTTCGCGGCACGCCAAGACAGGCGGTAATCGAGTTGCTCTACTAGCCTAGGCTATGTGCCTCGGAGACGAAATCCATTTTTGTAGTGGCGGATAACAGGTTTTCCAAGCGGGTCATACTATCGGCAGCACCTTATTTTTGGAAGAGGGTAAGGGGCTAACCCTAAGCCCTCCGATCGGCCGGCGCAGTTAAATGTCCAGACGGATGTCGTAAAATGAATTGAGTAAACtggagagaacgagagagagtcGAAAACTCTGTATGCTACGGAATGAACTCTCATCCGTTGAGCCGTTAAAAACGGGAGAATGAACCATTGCTGCTTAATCGAGCAGAAATCGAGCAGTTTGAAAAGACTGATGAGTTGTAAGTTGCGATGAAGTTTGGTGTTGGAATGCTAGCGGCACGTTGCAAAATACGTTGATCAGAAAGGATTTGAAGTTTGGTTGTTATTTCCATTCCGTTTTCAACGCGCCCAACAGCCGTAACCATGCGAACCTTTTCTAGGCAACCGAGAGGTAGCAAACGACCCTGAACAGCTCCTGAGCTGTTGGATCGATATCGACTGAGCAGTGGGGCCAGCTGCCGACGGTTTCACCGTCACAAACCGTGGTTCCGTCGTGTGTTGACCATCATCGCGGGCGTGTTCACCCACCGAGCGACCCATCATGTCGACGCCGAAACCGATCCTGAATGCGGAAAATCTCGCCCTCACCAACAAGCGCATCGGCGAGTTGAAGAAGAAGGTGATGCTGGCCGAGGGCCAGAAGAAAGCGTACACCGAGGAGTGGAACGACAAGAAGAAGGCCCAGAACGACCGGATGGCCGAGCTGCGGAAGGAGGTGCGGGACCTCACGAACAAGCTGTCCTACCTGCACAACCCGACCAGCGCCAAGGCGCAGAAGAACGTGCAGGAGATCAAGCGGCGCGTACCGTTGCCACCCGGTGCCAAGTCGGTCGCGGACGCGCTCCGCATCGTCGACCTCAAGGTGATCGATCTGCACAAGCAGACGGACGTGGCCGAGGACCGGATGCGGAAGCGGGAGCGTCACTTCAAGCAGCTGGTCGAGCAGTACCAGGCGCTGGTCGGCTACCGGGACGCCAAGTGCGACGGCTCGAACCCGCCGGAAACGATCGAGGAGGACGCAAACCGGAAGCTGATCACGCGGCTGGAGAACGAGATCCACCGCACGACGGTGCAGTGGATGGAGGCGGAGCACATCCGGAAGAAGTACCGCGGCATCAAGTCGTCGCTGATGCGCGACGCGGAAAAGTTCGAAAGCTCACTGCTGGAGCTGGAGCAGGCGATCACCGAGCAGCAGGCAGAGATCAACAAGCTCGAGGAGGTGCACAAGGAGGCGGTCCAGATGCGGGACAGCACCAAGACGATACTGCAGCGGCAGGAGCAGACGACGCACTACTCGAACAAGGCGCGGGAAAAGCAGGCACAAGACTTCCGCCGCCAGGTGGAGGAGCGGAAGCTCGAGCTGGAGCGCCTGGAGCGGAAGATCTTTTCGTCGGGCAAGACGCTCATCCATCAGGAGAGCATCTTGTCCGGCTCGGGCGAGCACGGGCGGGGCGGCGAGGGCGGGGACGACGGGAGCAGCCTGCACGACAAGGACGGCGCATCCGAAATGGAGCAGAAGTTCAAGAAGCTGATGCAGGCGACCGGGGTCAGTGCGGCGGGCGAGGTGGTGGATCGGTTCCTGGCCCAGCGGGAAGCGTCCGCCCGTCTCACGTACCTGCGGACGGTGACGGAGAACGAGAAGAAGCAGCTGGAGGCGCAGCGTGAGCTGATGAAGGCCCAGCTGGACGCGTTCAAGTTTGCCGACGTGAAGGACAGCGATGTGTAAGTGTTTGCCGGTTTGCCCCGGGGCATAATGtgtatccttttttt from Anopheles coluzzii chromosome X, AcolN3, whole genome shotgun sequence includes:
- the LOC120952454 gene encoding outer dynein arm-docking complex subunit 3, whose translation is MSTPKPILNAENLALTNKRIGELKKKVMLAEGQKKAYTEEWNDKKKAQNDRMAELRKEVRDLTNKLSYLHNPTSAKAQKNVQEIKRRVPLPPGAKSVADALRIVDLKVIDLHKQTDVAEDRMRKRERHFKQLVEQYQALVGYRDAKCDGSNPPETIEEDANRKLITRLENEIHRTTVQWMEAEHIRKKYRGIKSSLMRDAEKFESSLLELEQAITEQQAEINKLEEVHKEAVQMRDSTKTILQRQEQTTHYSNKAREKQAQDFRRQVEERKLELERLERKIFSSGKTLIHQESILSGSGEHGRGGEGGDDGSSLHDKDGASEMEQKFKKLMQATGVSAAGEVVDRFLAQREASARLTYLRTVTENEKKQLEAQRELMKAQLDAFKFADVKDSDVNQEELEKIKNSIEEQKQRREECDKAIEYTRNVFDTIKDALIELLLKLREIEESLDTASPYGRRTPLKPAELKDITSGKLAVEELGNLLEERIKLGLIASGQLTADADSGLSEDEGETDRPVPAGVTVSPTGTSTITPVPATPTALQQLSPGPGVAAAAAASAAPASAAGSSSALSTSSPAEDREKPPAYPPVYMNLIAGRTTTQISSTSPGQGTTVVLSDDEGDVPSRSYLKRQANMIIEAKSRRKGFRMPVPKRR